One region of Peribacillus simplex genomic DNA includes:
- the prfA gene encoding peptide chain release factor 1 has protein sequence MFDRLQAVEDRYERLNELLSDPEIINDNKKLREYSKEQSSIQETASTYKEYKAVREQLQEAKAMLEDKLDADMREMVKEEINELEETIQGLEDKLKILLIPKDPNDDKNVIMEIRGAAGGDEAALFAGSLYRMYSRFAEVQGWRTEVIEASPTGLGGYKEIIFMINGNGAYSKLKFENGAHRVQRVPETESGGRIHTSTATVAVLPEAEEVEVEIHDKDVRVDTFASSGPGGQSVNTTMSAVRLTHIPTNTVVSCQDEKSQIKNKEKAMKVLRARVYDKIHREVQAEYDQNRKLAVGTGDRSERIRTYNFPQNRVTDHRIGLTIQKLDQIMEGKLDDVVDALIMEDQSSRLENADE, from the coding sequence TTGTTTGATCGATTGCAAGCAGTAGAAGATAGATATGAAAGATTGAATGAACTATTAAGTGACCCGGAGATCATTAATGACAATAAGAAGCTAAGGGAATATTCTAAGGAGCAATCCAGTATTCAAGAGACCGCATCGACTTATAAAGAATATAAAGCGGTTCGTGAGCAACTTCAGGAAGCTAAGGCTATGCTGGAGGACAAACTTGATGCGGATATGCGTGAAATGGTAAAAGAAGAGATCAATGAACTCGAAGAGACCATACAAGGCCTTGAGGATAAACTGAAAATATTGCTCATTCCGAAAGACCCTAACGATGATAAGAACGTAATCATGGAGATCCGCGGAGCGGCAGGCGGAGATGAAGCGGCTTTATTTGCAGGTAGCTTATACCGAATGTATAGCCGTTTTGCAGAAGTGCAGGGTTGGCGGACTGAAGTCATTGAAGCGAGTCCTACCGGGCTTGGAGGCTACAAGGAAATCATATTCATGATTAATGGCAATGGCGCTTATTCAAAATTGAAATTCGAAAATGGAGCCCATCGGGTTCAGCGAGTGCCTGAAACTGAATCAGGTGGACGGATTCATACATCTACAGCCACGGTTGCCGTTTTACCCGAAGCCGAGGAAGTGGAAGTCGAGATCCATGATAAGGATGTTCGTGTCGATACCTTTGCATCAAGCGGTCCTGGAGGGCAAAGTGTCAATACGACCATGTCAGCGGTGCGATTGACTCATATTCCGACTAATACGGTTGTATCCTGTCAAGATGAAAAATCACAAATCAAGAACAAAGAAAAAGCGATGAAGGTTTTGCGTGCCAGGGTGTATGATAAAATCCATCGCGAAGTGCAGGCGGAATATGATCAAAATAGGAAGCTTGCTGTTGGTACGGGCGATCGTTCCGAAAGGATTCGCACGTATAACTTCCCGCAAAACCGCGTTACTGACCACCGCATTGGTTTAACGATTCAAAAGCTGGATCAAATCATGGAAGGTAAACTGGATGATGTCGTGGATGCTTTAATCATGGAAGACCAATCTTCAAGGCTGGAAAATGCAGATGAATAA